The Bacteroidota bacterium genome window below encodes:
- a CDS encoding response regulator, which translates to MATISYEKPILLVEDNPVDIDLTLRAFKKNNLKNKIEVARDGEEALNWIQKWDEGEPTPIVILLDLNLPRYNGLEVLKEFKSHELYKTIPVIILTTSAESKDIQTAYKLGANSYIVKPVELDKFIEVAAQIDLYWRVYNELSS; encoded by the coding sequence ATGGCAACAATAAGTTATGAAAAACCGATCCTCTTGGTTGAAGACAATCCGGTAGATATTGATCTGACCCTGAGAGCATTTAAGAAGAATAACCTTAAAAATAAGATAGAAGTTGCACGTGACGGTGAAGAGGCGCTGAACTGGATTCAAAAATGGGATGAAGGTGAGCCCACCCCTATCGTGATCCTACTCGACCTTAACCTTCCGCGTTATAACGGACTTGAAGTACTCAAGGAATTTAAATCACATGAGTTATATAAAACCATTCCTGTTATCATCTTAACCACATCAGCCGAAAGTAAAGATATTCAAACTGCATATAAATTAGGAGCTAATTCGTACATCGTAAAACCTGTAGAGCTGGATAAATTTATTGAAGTAGCGGCGCAAATTGATCTCTATTGGAGAGTTTATAACGAATTAAGTTCTTAA